The Alternaria dauci strain A2016 chromosome 1, whole genome shotgun sequence genome window below encodes:
- a CDS encoding 60S ribosomal protein uL2, whose translation MGRVIRNQRKGRGSIFTANTRLNKNPAQFRTLDFAERNGYIRGVVKEIVHDSGRGAPLARVTFRNPYKFKLNTETFIANEGMYTGQFIYAGKNAALTIGNVLPLASVPEGTVLTNVEDKNGDRGALGRTSGNYVTVIGHNPDEGKTRVKLPSGAKKVLPSSCRGMVGIVAGGGRTDKPLMKASRAKHKFAAKRNSWPRTRGVAMNPVDHPHGGGNHQHIGKASTISRYATQGQKAGLIAARRTGLLRGTQKTKD comes from the exons ATGGGTAGGGTCATTCGCAACCAACGTAAGGGTCGCGGCTCTATCTTCACGGCCAACACCCGCCTGAACAAGAACCCCGCCCAGTTCCGCACGCTCGACTTC GCTGAGCGCAATGGATACATCCGGGGTGTCGTAAAGGAGATTGTCCACGACTCTGGTCGTG GCGCTCCCCTCGCCAGGGTCACCTTCCGCAACCCCTACAAGTTCAAGCTCAACACCGAGACCTTCATCGCCAACGAGGGCATGTACACTGGCCAG TTCATCTACGCCGGAAAGAACGCTGCGCTCACCATCGGCAACGTCCTCCCCCTCGCTTCCGTCCCCGAAGGTACTGTTCTCACCAACGTCGAAGACAAGAACGGTGACCGTGGCGCGCTCGGCCGTACCTCTGGTAACTACGTTACCGTCATCGGCCACAACCCCGATGAGGGCAAGACCCGTGTCAAGCTCCCATCTGGTGCCAAGAAGGTCCTCCCCAGCTCGTGCCGTGGTATGGTCGGTATCGTCGCTGGTGGTGGCCGCACAGACAAGCCTCTCATGAAGGCGTCGCGTGCCAAGCACAAG TTCGCTGCCAAGCGCAACAGCTGGCCCAGGACTCGTGGTGTTGCCATGAACCCCGTCGACCATCCTCACGGTGGTGGTAACCACCAGCATATCGGTAAAGCCTCGACCATCTCCCGGTACGCCACCCAGGGTCAAAAGGCCGGTCTCATCGCCGCGCGGAGGACAGGTCTGCTCCGTGGTACCCAGAAGACAAAGGACTAG